CCAATATAGTCCCTAACCCTATCGCTATCGATAACGTCTCAGTCAATAACTTGCTCTCTAAATACATCACAGGCCCATACCCCATCACCAATACCATCCCTACTACCCCAGCCCAATGCCCAAATATCCTCCTCCCTATCAAATACACCATCAATAGATTCCCTATTCCCAACACCGCCTGAATTACATAAACAACCCCATAATTATGACCAAATATCTTGTATATCCCTGCCAACACATACGGATATAGCGGCGCCATGTAAAACGGCTTCGCCCCATACCCCTCACCCCTTGCTACCCTCTGAGCCCATAAATCGTAATATTGCGAATCCATCATGGGCGCCAAATAACACGGAGTATTGTTTTTGTATTGGAGAATATAGATTACCCTGATGATAA
This sequence is a window from Armatimonadota bacterium. Protein-coding genes within it:
- a CDS encoding glycosyltransferase family 39 protein; amino-acid sequence: MTTQARIHYTTSEAYIISAFPFVSERYPAKMTIKTGKCGRPSDDQAKGGATSRRFEALVVTALLLIAIIIRVIYILQYKNNTPCYLAPMMDSQYYDLWAQRVARGEGYGAKPFYMAPLYPYVLAGIYKIFGHNYGVVYVIQAVLGIGNLLMVYLIGRRIFGHWAGVVGMVLVMGYGPVMYLESKLLTETLSIAIGLGTIL